CAATGATAGGATCAAAGAAAGATTCATTAATTAGATCACATGTAGAGCCCACATCACATGTCAcagtgacctccttcttcttggcttgcttgaggagagagaggaatgagccttttcaagcttagtgtgAGCATTGCCAAGCTCCTtatggtcttcctttagactctcatgagaggcattgagctcatcaaaggattgcttggGAGCTTTAAGCTCTTtccgcaattctttgcactcctttctcttcatctcaagacATTTGTGGGCATTCTCCAACATGTCCATAAGAGCCTCCTTggagtcgtcatcatcatcatcactcctacaatcataactttcacaatcatcatcactttcatcatattttaccttggtgggcTTCGCCATGAGgcaagtcgatggagtgtcgaagagacaaggcttgttgttgataacAATGCTTGCAAGCGTCTTCTTCTTggacttcttatcatcatcacttgagtcactctCCACCGATGatgcatcactatcccatgtcaccACATAACTGccacctttctttttcttttggaaggtcatcttcttctccttctttttctttcttctccttcttcttctcatcctcatcattatcactattatagggacaatccgctacaatgtgatccttgctcttgcacttgtagcatcttctcatatactccttgttgctatctcttctctttcttgcaccatagcccttcttcttcatgaatttgtcaaacttgtgcacaaagagagccataacttcatcatcaatgtcactagcatcttcatcttcactcgattcttctttctttgacttgcccttgttcttggatgcagtgctagccttgaatgccacactcttattcttcttgtattcatccttcttctcatcttggtCAACTCCCTCCCTTTCAACAcaatatgtctcttgtgtcatgacatcaccaagTACTTGGTTAGAGGTTAGTTGATTCAATcttcctcttatgatgagcattcTGAACATCTcaaaatcttggaggtaagcacatcaagaactgatgagagacatcatcatcatttatctTCTCACCCAAGGCCTTCAAGttattgacaatcacttgcaatctatggaacatctctagaatgctatcatcatccttcatcttgaggattgtcaacttatccttgagaatgtatgatTTTGCACTCTTGACAgccagtgtgccctcatatgtttcctccaacctcttccacacttcactagctctctcacaatctttgatttgctcaaacacctttgaatcaatggcattgtagttgatgttgagagccattgtgttgcattgcttgttttcCTTGTCATTGTTGGTGAGGTTGGTGGGATCAATAATCACATAATCATTCTCAGTCACATCCCAtatttgatcattgattgaactaagatacatcttcatccactattaggaatatccacttctatgacaatcAGCTTTtgtcactgaaggagccaaattcatcataatttcagttttatgatgaatttatgatgaaaaccGGTTCTTCATAGATGTCGCGTCATACCTAAACTTCTATGGCAAATCTAgaaaatcgtcatagaagtggatagatCTATGACAAAAAATAAATcgtcatagaactgctttggcatgcATGGCAGGGGTAGCCATGCTGGCGGGTGCTTCTGTTGGATATGCttttccacgtgtacatgctatagctagttgcattggagatggtttgggtacgtgtcaccttcttattgcacaacgtggccatctctggttcttgcacattTTAGGTTCTTACTAGACCATGTGTCGGGccctattgttccacatgtcagttttctattggcacacgtgtcaTGTTGCGGTTGGGTCATGTGACACTTTTTCATTAgaccatgtgtcatatttttattggttCACGTGGCATGACCATAATACCCTACGTGTATTTCTTTTACTCGACCATGTGTCTCTATGTTGTATGTCCACGTGTCAGTATTTTATTGGACCACGTGTCATGCCCTGAGCTACCCGCGTGTCTTTTTCTGATTTGACCACGTGGTAGGACAGATTTGTACCACATATTTGGTTTGTATTGGCCCACATGTCCTATCCTGGCTCTTACATGTGTCATTCACTGGTGCGTCCATGTTTCAGATTCTTATTTAATAACATGCCTGTGCCGGATCTACCACATGCACACCAATCATTAGATCAGAAAAAATGATTTTAGATCTATACTATtgcacaaaatgactacatgcataattatattgaacctAAATCAAATAATAGCAGTTCAGCTCAGTAGCAAACCACTAACAGAGTTCACACATCAAGCCGCCAAAAGTTCACATCAAAACAGcaaacaaaccacatgttcactacatcaacaagactgagagttaccagcgcttaagagcatgatatgctcatggagcttattgtactcctatTGCTGtttcttgaactcctcaaactcctTATTAGTGTTTTCTACCTTGCTCTTCAGTTGATCCACTTGTTCGGTGAGGATAGCTGAACTTTCCTATTGAGCAGCAAGCCATTCCCAAAGTCTGGAGCAGCTTGTCCTAATACCAGCATTCTTCCAAGAAAAGGTGTTGTAGCTAGCCTaggagaggaccttggaaacaacatcagcaaTATGTTCTTCccgtatagtttccatagcttcctgcgaaaaccaaggagtaaacattaGTAATAGGACTTAAATTGCAAAACCAAGAGATTATTTCATTATAAGTAATGCATAagtcttcctcagcctactgccgatagagattcataagcacaatgcatggGTGACATATTAACTAttgtaatattacaacttcaaaatgatagtgccactttaggctcctcctacttttccttcttttatgccaatggctttagcagatttcaaggaaagcaaatgaagataCTTACCACTGCTTCACTTGCAGCATCGCTCAGTCCCATGTTGCTACTGATATGGAAGTTATTGAAAATTCCCACtgcatcaacatcttcatgaggtcgATCATGTTCTTCAACAAGCACTTCTTAATCATGTCCTGCGTCCTTCCTGTTTTTGTCCTTCTATTAAAATTGCACATGCCTTTCTGTTGATACAAAAGGCATTGCGTATTAgatataaaaagagtaacacaaccatcacttacatatgcttgcaggtgggcaacataggagcgagatccggTAACCTAGTGGTACTTGACTTTTGCACGGTTTCGCTTGTTCTGCTTCGAGACTGCCTATAACCACAATTGTGTTAGACTACAACACAAGTAGATCACataaagactagacaagaaataaatgagttcacacacacacacaccttgttcttggaACTTAACCACGTGTGGACAAGTGCACACCACTGTGCATCATTCATGCAAGACATATGAGAGGTCTTTCTAATTTGATCAGCGGGGACGCCATTGAAGTAGGATCGCTTGAACCTGTACCGTGTCTGCCATATAATAGACTAGAATACACTTGTGCATGGTTCATTTGAtgcttcatcattgtcatcaatggccaGCCTCAACCACAGAAGTGTGAatacaaattaaatccattactaagttgctcaaggcagagttgaatgtcaacagAGGATATACATACTTACAGATAGCTTGGCCACAAATTCATTGAGATGTTTGATCCGTCACTTGTAATGTTTTCAGTGCGggaaaattggtacttgagacctgactactacacctgcctctgaggaaaacttggcagcttgcaatggatcatgtggccttctattTGCCTTAACAACCGAGATGGGCATCCTTGTTCCCGttgattgggtggttttgtgaaacatgttggtatttattaacgcacatagataaatccgcaagtgcacggataccgctgtagctttcacccggaagtattccaagtatcgtatccatagggaaacatgtgagattaactacaTCTAACTTAACctagagtagcaacaagacttaagataataggagtataaaggagatcactaaggtcttctagttctaacttcggtaaactatgtcttctattgtccAATTCttaggatattactaagggaaacataggcagagtatgtttcctatagtaacaagatCCTGCTAGGCCAACAAACAGGAGGTGGAcaatagaggattcaatgaggctataggagtcaccctcatgagctaccaccgatacagagagtgatgaggacatcaacacagATGATACATCCACGCtgacacgagtaccagtttctgaTCCTATTACTCACGCccgtgctcgtcacattaatcatcaagtaagttcactcttgagttcctgtccatcatatttagaccatggagacacatg
The nucleotide sequence above comes from Miscanthus floridulus cultivar M001 chromosome 18, ASM1932011v1, whole genome shotgun sequence. Encoded proteins:
- the LOC136523828 gene encoding protein PXR1-like, whose protein sequence is MTFQKKKKGGSYVVTWDSDASSVESDSSDDDKKSKKKTLASIVINNKPCLFDTPSTCLMAKPTKVKYDESDDDCESYDCRSDDDDDDSKEALMDMLENAHKCLEMKRKECKELRKELKAPKQSFDELNASHESLKEDHKELGNAHTKLEKAHSSLSSSKPRRRRSL
- the LOC136523829 gene encoding uncharacterized protein, producing MKMYLSSINDQIWDVTENDYVIIDPTNLTNNDKENKQCNTMALNINYNAIDSKVFEQIKDCERASEVWKRLEETYEGTLAVKSAKSYILKDKLTILKMKDDDSILEMFHRLQVIVNNLKALGEKINDDDVSHQFLMCLPPRF